A part of Setaria viridis chromosome 8, Setaria_viridis_v4.0, whole genome shotgun sequence genomic DNA contains:
- the LOC117866273 gene encoding uncharacterized protein yields MAAVRFLLLQGTVLTWLLLILPMPSSSSLQAKRSNGRCITSERDALLSLKAGLSDPGGQLSSWQGEDCCQWKGVHCSNRTSHVVKLDLHGSYELGETTSVLTKGQQLELSKGIQYMVNIDLSCNNLTGQIPQGISALVALKSLNVSWNHLSGRIPNNIGDLKALESLDLSHNELSGEIPSSISALTSLASFNLSYNNLSRTIPTGNQLQTLATDDPESMYVGNIGLCGPPLPKGCPGNGTSNFPVDEPEQKDNGMVNSIYLSMIIGFIFGLWVVFCIMLLYKGLRYSYFASIDYLYHTMCVHVVVTWNFLVRR; encoded by the exons ATGGCTGCGGTGAGGTTCCTGCTTCTCCAAGGAACAGTCCTAACCTGGCTGCTTCTGATCCTGCCCATGCCCTCAAGTTCCTCCCTTCAAGCTAAGAGATCGAATGGGAGATGCATCACAAGTGAGAGGGATGCGCTGCTCTCATTGAAGGCCGGCTTATCAGATCCCGGGGGCCAACTCTCATCATGGCAGGGAGAGGATTGCTGCCAGTGGAAGGGTGTTCACTGCAGCAACAGAACTAGCCATGTTGTCAAGCTCGATCTCCATGGTTCCTACGAACTGGGAG AGACCACGTCAGTTCTAACCAAAGGGCAACAGCTTGAATTATCTAAAGGAATTCAGTACATGGTAAATATTGATTTATCATGTAACAATTTGACTGGACAAATTCCTCAAGGCATTAGTGCTCTGGTTGCTTTGAAAAGCTTGAATGTTTCTTGGAATCATTTAAGCGGGAGAATTCCCAATAACATTGGTGACCTCAAGGCATTGGAGTCCCTCGACTTGTCACATAATGAGCTATCTGGAGAGATTCCTTCAAGCATATCAGCTCTAACTTCTTTGGCCAGCTTCAACCTCTCGTATAACAATCTAAGCAGAACAATACCAACAGGGAATCAACTTCAGACGCTAGCAACTGATGACCCGGAATCAATGTATGTTGGAAACATTGGTTTATGTGGTCCTCCGCTCCCAAAGGGTTGCCCTGGAAATGGAACAAGTAATTTTCCAGTTGATGAGCCTGAGCAGAAGGACAATGGGATGGTGAACTCTATCTACCTGAGCATGATTATTGGGTTCATCTTTGGTCTTTGGGTGGTGTTCTGCATTATGTTGTTATATAAGGGATTGCGGTATTCCTATTTTGCCTCCATTGATTACTTATATCACACCATGTGCGTGCATGTGGTTGTCACTTGGAACTTCTTGGTGAGAAGGTAA
- the LOC117866531 gene encoding receptor-like protein EIX2, with protein sequence MAAVRFLLLQGTVLAWLLLILPMPSSSSLQAKSSNGRCITSERDALLSLKAGLSDPGNQLSSWQGEDCCQWKGVHCSNRTSHVVKLDLHGDRDSPYELGGEMSSSLVGLQHLQYLDLSCNNFSKMSSSLVGLQHLKYLNLSRNYFNSAIPKFIGSLKSLEYLDLSWAAFGGRVPPQLGNLSKLAYLDLNSNYGGLNSSSLYSDSLTWVSHLSLLKYLDMSSLHLSAAIDWIHGISSLPSLEVLHLSNSHLRNTNTILSHSNLTALKVLDIRWNSFHAAISPSWFWHIRTLTYLDLSSCGFQGPIPYEMGNMTSLEEVYTSDNNFGSMIPPNLENLCNLKIMELRWSNITGDIGDLMNRLPKCSWNKLYALDFSSNKLGGNLPNWLQPLKNLSYLNLNGNDITGPLPLWIGGLNNLTILNLGSNQLVGEINEEHFEALTNLQVLEMSGNSLSMRVHSNWIPSFKLKVASFRSCQLGPAFPSWIRWQRSINFLDISNATIHDNVPDWLWVVVSTASYLNMSNNLLSGTLPASLEMLAAEIIDLSSNRFAGPVPRFPTNNLSSYFDLSRNNLSGTLPDFGAMDLFTLALYNNSISGSIPFSLCLVQRLNILDLSGNRLSGELPTCKGDSGLYKDMLALNLNSNNLSGVFPSALQMSQYLIFLDLAYNQFSGNLPAWLGDKLPSLALLRLRSNNFSGNIPVQLATIQWLQYIDLACNRISGQIPESIVNLTTMARFNGDSSLDEVEGSRIGIGLSLEGSGIGIDLINEVEGFGIYFTETTSVLTKGQQLELSKGIQYMVNIDLSCNNLTGQIPQGISALVALKSLNVSWNHLSGRIPNNIGDLKALESLDLSHNELSGEIPSSISALTSLASFNLSYNNLSGTIPTGNQLQTLATDDPESMYVGNIGLCGPPLPKGCPRNGTSNSPVDEPEPKDNGMVNSIYLSTIIGFIFGLWVVFCIMLLQKGLRYSYFASIDYLYHTMCVHVVVTWNFLMGR encoded by the coding sequence ATGGCTGCGGTGAGGTTCCTGCTTCTCCAAGGAACAGTCCTAGCCTGGCTGCTTCTGATCCTGCCCATGCCCTCAAGTTCCTCCCTTCAAGCTAAGAGCTCCAATGGGAGATGCATCACAAGTGAGAGGGATGCGCTGCTCTCATTAAAGGCCGGCTTATCAGATCCCGGGAACCAACTCTCATCATGGCAGGGAGAGGATTGCTGCCAGTGGAAGGGTGTTCACTGCAGCAACAGAACCAGCCATGTCGTTAAGCTCGATCTCCATGGTGACCGTGATTCTCCCTACGAACTGGGAGGTGAGATGAGCTCCTCCTTAGTTGGATTACAGCATCTTCAGTATTTAGACTTGAGTTGTAACAACTTCAGTAAGATGAGCTCCTCCTTAGTTGGATTACAGCATCTGAAGTATTTAAACTTGAGCCGTAATTACTTCAATAGTGCAATCCCAAAGTTTATTGGCTCCCTTAAAAGTCTTGAATACCTCGACCTTTCCTGGGCGGCATTTGGGGGGAGAGTGCCTCCGCAGCTAGGTAACCTATCCAAGCTCGCCTATCTTGATCTTAATTCAAATTACGGGGGCTTAAACTCGAGCTCTCTATACTCAGACAGCCTTACATGGGTGTCACATCTTTCCCTACTGAAGTATCTTGATATGAGCTCGTTGCATCTTAGCGCTGCAATAGACTGGATTCATGGAATTAGCAGCCTTCCGTCACTAGAAGTTCTTCATCTAAGTAACAGCCATCTAAGAAACACAAATACCATTCTCAGCCATTCTAATCTAACAGCACTTAAGGTATTGGACATCAGATGGAACTCCTTTCATGCTGCAATTTCTCCCAGTTGGTTTTGGCACATAAGGACATTGACTTATCTTGACCTCTCCTCGTGTGGCTTCCAAGGCCCAATTCCTTATGAGATGGGAAATATGACTTCACTTGAGGAAGTTTATACAAGTGATAACAATTTTGGGAGTATGATACCACCGAATTTGGAGAACCTATGTAACTTGAAGATTATGGAGCTTCGATGGAGTAATATCACTGGGGATATAGGTGATTTGATGAACAGGCTTCCAAAATGTTCATGGAACAAGCTGTACGCGTTGGATTTTTCCAGTAACAAATTGGGTGGGAACCTTCCAAATTGGTTACAGCCTCTAAAGAATCTGAGTTACTTAAATTTGAATGGTAACGATATCACGGGCCCTTTACCATTGTGGATAGGAGGGCTTAACAATTTGACTATATTAAATCTTGGTTCTAACCAGCTGGTTGGTGAAATAAATGAAGAGCACTTTGAAGCATTGACAAATTTACAAGTACTAGAAATGTCTGGTAACTCTCTTTCCATGCGGGTACACTCGAATTGGATTCCTTCATTCAAATTAAAGGTGGCCAGTTTCAGGTCATGCCAGCTTGGACCTGCGTTCCCATCATGGATTAGATGGCAAAGGAGTATCAATTTTCTTGACATTTCAAATGCAACCATACATGACAATGTACCCGATTGGTTGTGGGTCGTAGTTTCAACAGCTTCCTATTTGAACATGTCAAATAATTTATTAAGTGGCACATTACCAGCAAGTCTTGAAATGTTGGCGGCAGAAATCATTGACCTTAGTAGTAACAGATTTGCAGGTCCAGTTCCACGTTTTCCAACAAACAATTTATCTAGTTATTTTGACCTCTCCAGAAACAATTTATCAGGAACACTACCAGACTTTGGAGCCATGGATTTATTTACTTTGGCTCTTTACAACAATTCAATTTCTGGCAGTATACCATTTTCGCTGTGCCTCGTGCAACGCTTGAATATACTAGACCTATCAGGAAACAGGTTATCAGGAGAGTTGCCCACTTGCAAAGGAGATTCTGGTCTGTACAAAGATATGCTTGCACTTAACTTAAATAGCAATAATCTTTCAGGAGTTTTCCCGTCAGCTCTTCAGATGTCCCAGTATTTAATTTTCCTTGATCTTGCATATAACCAATTCTCTGGGAATTTGCCAGCATGGTTAGGAGATAAGTTGCCATCCCTAGCATTGCTACGACTGCGGTCCAATAACTTTTCTGGCAATATTCCCGTTCAACTTGCAACGATTCAATGGCTTCAATATATTGACCTTGCATGTAACCGCATTTCTGGTCAAATACCTGAGTCCATAGTGAACTTGACTACAATGGCTCGCTTCAACGGAGATAGTTCCCTTGATGAAGTAGAAGGATCTAGAATTGGCATCGGCCTTTCATTAGAAGGATCTGGAATTGGCATTGACCTTATTAATGAAGTAGAAGGATTTGGAATTTACTTTACAGAGACCACGTCAGTTCTAACCAAAGGGCAACAGCTTGAATTATCTAAAGGAATTCAGTACATGGTAAATATTGATTTATCATGTAACAATTTGACTGGACAAATTCCTCAAGGCATTAGTGCTCTGGTTGCTTTGAAAAGCTTGAATGTTTCTTGGAATCATTTAAGCGGGAGAATTCCCAATAACATTGGTGACCTCAAGGCATTGGAGTCCCTCGACTTATCACATAATGAGCTATCTGGAGAGATCCCTTCAAGCATATCAGCTCTAACTTCTTTGGCCAGCTTCAACCTCTCGTATAACAATCTAAGCGGAACAATACCAACAGGGAATCAACTTCAGACGCTAGCAACTGATGACCCGGAATCAATGTATGTTGGAAACATTGGTTTATGTGGTCCTCCGCTCCCAAAGGGTTGCCCTCGAAATGGAACAAGTAATTCTCCAGTTGATGAGCCTGAGCCAAAGGACAATGGGATGGTGAACTCCATCTACCTGAGCACGATTATCGGGTTCATCTTTGGCCTTTGGGTGGTGTTCTGCATTATGTTGTTACAGAAGGGACTGAGGTATTCCTATTTCGCCTCCATTGATTACTTGTATCACACGATGTGCGTTCATGTGGTTGTCACTTGGAACTTCTTGATGGGAAGGTAA
- the LOC117866321 gene encoding receptor-like protein EIX2, which translates to MAAVRFLLLQGTVLTWLLLILPMPSSSSLQAKRSNGRCITSERDALLSLKAGLSDLGGQLSSWQGEDCCQWKGVRCSNRTSHVVKLDLHGDCGPSYELGGEMSSFLVGLQHLKYLDLSCNNFNGSSIPKFIGSLRSLEYLNLSRAAFAGRIPPQLGNLSKLVYLDLNSNYYVNYRGLLYSDSLTWVSHLFLLKYLDMSSLDLSAAVDWIYGISSLPSLEVLHLRDSYLRNTNTILSHSNLTALKVLDISYNSFHAAISPSWFWHIRTLTYLDLSSCGFQGPIPYEMGNMTSLEQVYISDNNITSMIPPNLENLCNLKIMELPASNIIGDIGDLMDRLPKCSWNKLYVLDFSYNKLGGNLPNWLQPLKNLSNLNLYGNNISGPLPLWIGGLNNLTILNLGSNRLVGEINEEHLEALTNLQVLLMSDNSLSTRVQSNWIPSFKLKVAGFRSCQLGPAFPSWIRWQRSIKVLDISNATIHDNVPDWLWVIVSNASYLNMSNNLLSGTLPASLEMLAAEIIDLSSNRFAGPVPRFPRNNLSSYLDLSRNNLSGTLPDFGATDLFTLALYNNSISGSIPFSLCLVQRLDILDLSGNMLSGELPTCKGDSGLYKYMLALNLNSNNLSGVFPSALQMSQYLIFLDLAYNQFSGNLPAWLGDKLPSLALLRLRSNNFSGNIPVQLATIQGLQYIDLACNRISGQIPESIVNLSKMAGSNVGNLLHEVEGSGYGISLIGLKGSGIGIDIIAEVGGFGIFFTETTSVLTKGQQLEFTKGIQYMVNIDLSCNNLTGQIPQGISALVALKSLNVSWNHLSGRIPNNIGDLKALESLDLSHNELSGEIPSSISALTSLASFNLSYNNLSGRIPTGNQLQTLAIDDPESMYVGNIGLCGPPLPKGCPGNGTSNSSVDEPEQKDNGMVNSIYLSMIIGFIFGLWVVFCIMLLHKGLRYSYFASIDYLYHTMCVHVVVTWNFLMRR; encoded by the coding sequence ATGGCTGCGGTGAGGTTCCTGCTTCTCCAAGGAACAGTCCTAACCTGGCTGCTTCTGATCCTGCCCATGCCCTCAAGTTCCTCCCTTCAAGCTAAGAGATCGAATGGGAGATGCATCACAAGTGAGAGGGATGCGCTGCTCTCATTGAAGGCCGGCTTATCAGATCTCGGGGGCCAACTCTCATCATGGCAGGGAGAGGATTGCTGCCAATGGAAGGGTGTTCGCTGCAGCAACAGAACCAGCCATGTTGTCAAGCTCGATCTCCATGGTGACTGTGGTCCTTCCTACGAACTGGGAGGTGAGATGAGCTCCTTCTTAGTTGGATTACAGCATCTGAAGTATTTAGACTTGAGTTGTAACAACTTCAATGGTTCAAGCATCCCAAAGTTTATTGGCTCCCTTAGAAGTCTTGAATACCTCAACCTTTCCCGGGCGGCATTTGCGGGGAGAATACCTCCGCAGCTAGGTAACCTATCCAAGCTCGTCTATCTTGATCTTAATTCAAATTATTACGTGAATTACAGAGGCCTTCTATACTCAGACAGCCTTACATGGGTGTCACATCTTTTCCTACTGAAGTACCTTGACATGAGCTCGTTGGATCTTAGCGCCGCAGTAGACTGGATTTATGGAATTAGCAGCCTTCCGTCACTAGAAGTTCTTCATCTAAGAGACAGCTATCTAAGAAACACAAATACCATTCTCAGCCATTCTAATCTAACAGCACTTAAGGTATTGGACATCAGCTACAACTCCTTTCATGCTGCAATTTCTCCCAGTTGGTTTTGGCACATAAGGACATTGACTTATCTTGACCTCTCCTCGTGTGGCTTCCAAGGCCCAATTCCTTATGAGATGGGAAATATGACCTCACTTGAGCAAGTTTATATAAGTGACAACAATATTACGAGTATGATACCACCGAATTTGGAGAACCTATGTAACTTGAAGATTATGGAGCTTCCAGCGAGTAATATCATTGGGGATATAGGTGATTTGATGGACAGGCTTCCAAAATGTTCATGGAACAAGCTGTACGTGTTGGATTTTTCCTATAACAAATTGGGCGGGAACCTTCCAAATTGGTTACAGCCTCTAAAGAACCTGAGTAACTTAAATTTGTATGGTAACAATATCTCGGGCCCTTTACCCTTGTGGATAGGAGGGCTTAACAATTTGACTATATTAAATCTTGGTTCTAACCGGCTGGTTGGTGAAATAAATGAAGAGCACTTGGAAGCATTAACAAATTTACAAGTACTACTTATGTCTGATAACTCTCTTTCCACGAGGGTACAGTCGAATTGGATTCCTTCATTCAAATTAAAGGTGGCCGGTTTCAGGTCATGCCAGCTTGGACCTGCGTTCCCATCATGGATTAGATGGCAAAGGAGTATCAAAGTTCTTGATATTTCAAATGCAACCATACATGACAATGTACCCGATTGGTTGTGGGTCATAGTTTCAAATGCTTCCTATTTGAACATGTCAAATAATTTATTAAGTGGCACATTACCAGCAAGTCTTGAAATGTTGGCGGCAGAAATCATTGACCTTAGTAGTAACAGATTTGCAGGTCCAGTTCCACGTTTTCCAAGAAACAATTTATCTAGTTATCTTGACCTCTCCAGAAACAATTTATCAGGAACACTACCAGACTTTGGAGCCACGGATTTATTTACTTTGGCTCTTTACAACAATTCAATTTCTGGCAGTATACCATTTTCGCTGTGCCTCGTGCAACGCTTGGATATTCTAGACCTATCAGGAAACATGTTATCAGGAGAGTTGCCCACTTGCAAAGGAGATTCTGGTCTGTACAAATATATGCTTGCACTTAACTTAAATAGCAATAATCTTTCAGGAGTTTTCCCGTCAGCTCTTCAGATGTCCCAGTATTTAATTTTCCTTGATCTTGCATATAACCAATTCTCTGGGAATTTGCCAGCATGGTTAGGAGATAAGTTGCCATCCCTAGCATTGCTACGACTGCGGTCCAATAACTTTTCTGGCAATATTCCCGTTCAACTTGCAACGATTCAAGGGCTTCAATATATTGACCTTGCATGTAACCGCATTTCTGGTCAAATACCTGAGTCCATAGTGAACTTGAGTAAAATGGCTGGCTCCAACGTTGGTAATCTCCTTCATGAAGTAGAAGGATCTGGATATGGCATCAGCCTTATTGGATTAAAAGGATCTGGAATTGGCATTGACATTATTGCTGAAGTAGGAGGATTTGGAATTTTCTTTACAGAGACCACGTCAGTTCTAACCAAAGGGCAACAGCTTGAATTTACTAAAGGAATTCAGTACATGGTAAATATTGATTTATCATGTAACAATTTGACTGGACAAATTCCTCAAGGCATTAGTGCTCTGGTTGCTTTGAAAAGCTTGAATGTTTCTTGGAATCATTTAAGCGGGAGAATTCCCAATAACATTGGTGACCTCAAGGCATTGGAGTCCCTCGACTTATCACATAATGAGCTATCTGGAGAGATCCCTTCAAGCATATCAGCTCTAACTTCTTTGGCCAGCTTCAACCTCTCGTATAACAATCTAAGCGGAAGAATACCAACAGGGAATCAACTTCAGACGCTAGCAATTGATGACCCGGAATCAATGTATGTTGGAAACATTGGTTTATGTGGTCCTCCGCTACCAAAGGGGTGCCCTGGAAATGGAACAAGTAATTCTTCGGTTGATGAGCCTGAGCAGAAGGACAATGGGATGGTGAACTCCATCTACCTGAGCATGATTATCGGGTTCATCTTTGGCCTTTGGGTGGTGTTCTGCATTATGTTGTTACATAAGGGATTGAGGTATTCCTATTTCGCCTCCATTGATTACTTGTATCACACGATGTGCGTTCATGTGGTTGTCACTTGGAACTTCTTGATGAGAAGGTAA